The following coding sequences lie in one Arachis ipaensis cultivar K30076 chromosome B03, Araip1.1, whole genome shotgun sequence genomic window:
- the LOC107630489 gene encoding replication protein A 70 kDa DNA-binding subunit A, with protein sequence MSVNLTANAIPSIIGGDVNSKPLVQVLDLSLISSSSNSQQQRYRMLLSDAVSSHQAMLATQLNDRVRTNRVKKGSVVQLLEYICSPLQNRKIIVVLNMETIIPDCEIIGNPKPFGESNLPTQKTSPDKVVQTSSRGHNNNQQQTSQTGHAAQSFRPIVQPAYQPPPVYKNRGAIVKNEAPARIIPIAALNPYQGRWAIKARVTAKGDLRRYNNARGDGKVFSFDLLDSDGGEIRVTCFNAVVDRFYNAIQVGKVYTISKGSLKPAQKNFNHLKNDWEIVLDSNSNVELCPDEDDSIPKQQFSFRPIIDLENVDNNAILDVIGVVISVNPSVPILRKNGMETQRRILNIKDSSGRSVELTLWGEFCNREGQKLQEMADAGSFPIVAVKAGKVNDFSGKSIGTISTTQLFINPDLPEAHTLREWFDRVGKDSVSRSISKDVLPGGPKNEIRKTVSQIKDEGLGRSDKPDWITVRATISFIKTDTFCYTACPLMVGDRQCNKKVTRVGDARWQCDRCNQEFEECDYRYLLQAQIVDHTGITWVTAFQEAGEEIMEYPAKELYLLKYEEQDDDKFGEIIKSSLFNHFVFRLKIKEELYGDEQRVKVTVVKADKVNYSSESRHMLESISKFCRQ encoded by the exons ATGTCGGTGAATCTAACGGCAAACGCGATTCCGTCAATAATAGGCGGCGACGTGAACTCGAAACCGCTGGTTCAGGTTCTCGATTTGTCGCTGATCTCAAGCAGTAGCAACTCGCAGCAGCAGCGGTACCGCATGTTGCTATCCGACGCCGTTTCGTCTCACCAAGCCATGCTCGCAACTCAGCTCAACGACCGAGTCCGAACCAACCGAGTCAAGAAAGGCTCCGTCGTTCAGCTCCTCGAGTACATTTGTAGCCCTCTCCAAAACCGcaa GATTATTGTAGTACTCAACATGGAAACTATAATCCCAGATTGCGAGATCATTGGGAATCCAAAACCGTTTGGGGAATCTAATTTACCAACTCAGAAAACATCACCTGATAAAGTTGTGCAGACATCATCCAGGGGTCATAATAATAATCAACAACAGACTTCTCAAACAGGTCATGCTGCACAGAGTTTCCGGCCAATAGTTCAACCTGCATATCAGCCACCTCCAGTTTACAAAAACCGTGGTGCTATTGTGAAAAATGAGGCACCAGCACGCATCATTCCCATAGCAGCTTTAAATCCTTACCAAGGTCGTTGGGCAATCAAGGCAAGGGTAACCGCCAAAGGGGATCTGCGCCGCTACAATAATGCTCGTGGAGATGGGAAAGTTTTCTCATTTGATCTCCTTGATTCTGATGGAGGTGAAATACGAGTAACCTGCTTTAATGCTGTTGTAGATCGTTTCTACAATGCAATTCAAGTTGGTAAAGTTTACACAATATCCAAAGGTAGCTTGAAACCTGCGCAGAAAAATTTTAACCATTTGAAGAATGATTGGGAAATTGTattggattcaaattcaaatgTTGAACTTTGTCCGGATGAAGATGATTCTATTCCTAAACAGCAATTCTCCTTCAGGCCAATAATTGACCTTGAGAATGTTGACAATAATGCCATTCTTGATGTTATTGGGGTTGTGATATCTGTGAATCCTTCGGTTCCCATCTTGAGGAAGAATGGGATGGAAACTCAGAGAAGAATTTTGAATATAAAGGACTCCTCTGGCAGGAGTGTCGAGTTAACCCTTTGGGGCGAATTCTGCAACAGGGAAGGACAAAAGCTGCAAGAGATGGCTGATGCTGGGTCCTTCCCTATTGTGGCAGTCAAGGCAGGGAAGGTTAACGACTTCAGTGGAAAATCTATTGGTACTATTTCTACTACACAGCTTTTCATAAACCCGGACTTGCCTGAGGCTCATACCTTGAGAGAATGGTTTGATAGAGTGGGAAAGGATTCAGTTTCTCGATCCATTTCTAAGGATGTTTTGCCAGGAGGACCAAAGAATGAGATACGTAAAACTGTGTCTCAGATCAAGGATGAAGGCCTGGGGCGGTCTGATAAGCCAGACTGGATAACAGTGAGGGCAACCATATCATTCATCAAGACAGATACGTTTTGTTACACAGCTTGCCCTCTGATGGTTGGAGACCGACAGTGCAATAAGAAAGTGACCAGGGTAGGAGACGCAAGATGGCAGTGTGATAGATGCAACCAAGAGTTTGAGGAGTGTGATTACCGGTACCTTCTTCAAGCTCAAATTGTGGATCATACAGGAATAACTTGGGTAACTGCTTTTCAGGAAGCAGGGGAAGAGATTATGGAGTACCCAGCGAAAGAGCTGTACTTGTTGAAGTATGAAGAGCAGGATGATGACAAGTTCGGGGAAATAATCAAGAGTAGCCTCTTCAACCATTTTGTGTTTAGGCTTAAAATCAAAGAGGAATTGTATGGTGACGAACAGAGGGTTAAGGTAACAGTAGTCAAGGCAGATAAAGTTAATTACTCTTCAGAGAGTAGACACATGCTTGAATCGATTTCCAAGTTTTGTAGGCAGTAA
- the LOC107630490 gene encoding uncharacterized protein LOC107630490: MASTSAVSMAMPPTYTTQKKVVGVPSSEAFLKPLPLRTPKGVAASATKSNGTFQVSASMKEKVVTGLTAAALTASMMVPDVAEAAVSPSLKNFLLSIVAGGVVLVVIVGAVVGVANFDPVKRS, from the coding sequence ATGGCATCTACTTCAGCAGTTTCAATGGCTATGCCACCAACATACACAACCCAGAAAAAGGTTGTTGGGGTGCCTAGCTCCGAGGCATTCTTGAAGCCACTTCCTCTAAGGACTCCAAAGGGTGTTGCAGCATCAGCAACAAAATCCAATGGTACGTTTCAAGTGAGTGCTTCCATGAAGGAGAAGGTTGTGACAGGGCTCACAGCAGCTGCATTGACAGCTTCAATGATGGTTCCTGATGTGGCTGAGGCTGCTGTCAGTCCTTCACTCAAGAACTTCTTGCTCAGCATAGTAGCTGGTGGAGTTGTGCTTGTGGTCATTGTTGGCGCTGTCGTTGGTGTCGCCAATTTTGATCCTGTTAAGCGAAGCTGA